In the genome of Candoia aspera isolate rCanAsp1 chromosome 4, rCanAsp1.hap2, whole genome shotgun sequence, the window CTATAGCCCTGGTGAAGAAGTGTGGGGGATAATATGGAAAATGAATACTAGTGATTTATATTCTCTCGATAGGTGCGTTGCATACAGTTCTTCCACTGTCTATTAATTTTTGCACAGATCTTACACTGTTGAGATCTTATTCTGGATGTTTGTCGTACACTTTTCAAAATTTGCCCAAGCTAAAAAAACTCCTCTAATTACAGATGTTCCCATTATAAGTATCAAAATGAAATATTACAAATTGGCCAGTATAATTGAACTTGCAAATGTAATCCCAGTGCTTGCCATATATTTGGAAAAACAATCTAGggcttttctgatttattttattttattttatttacatcccACCATTCTTCCCAGATTTCCAGGTGATACCCATTGTGTTTCTGCTTCCAATTTTATCTGCACAGCTACTAATGTGAAGTCATTTGGGTTGAGAGACAGTCATCTGATAAGCTGCTTTGGCAGAGTATAGTACTGAGCCTGGGTCTTCCCAGTTCTGTACATAACTCTATTTAATCCATTTTGAAAGAATGCTAGGATGTATGCTTGGCTGGGCCACAAATAACAGAAAATGAGAGGAGGAGATATTGTCCTTTCGGTGAAGTTGGCGCTGATAATTAATATTGCCTTGTGACTTCTTGAAATTAATTTGTGTGAACTTTTTGTCTTAACTGGAACTGGGTTGTGTGTGAAATTTACAAGCCTCTAGAAGCAGAAAATGTCAGGCTGGTTTTGAATATAACTTCCATAATTGTTGCAATTGGCCATGCTGTTGTAACctctgggagttgtagtacaaAACATCTGGGGAGAATCAAATAGTGTACCCCTGTTCTAGACACACCTAGACTATTGAGGGAGAGTGCTGATCTCAGCTCCATTTGAACAAAAGTTAAGGTATTAGTAGGCTATTATATGAAAGGATTCTGAGGAGCaattctcaaggaaaaaaaaactatagaagatgcttcctttcttttgtttttccatttgcaTTTAGTACTAAGTTTTCATTGAGCAGCTGAGAAAGCTATTCTCTGGATGCAGCCTTAGCATCCCAAATTTGGATACTGTTGGCATCTTGAGTTTCAAGAACTACTGGAAAGAGTAGTCTTTTAAGTCACTTATGATGGGGTGTTACATAACGCTTTGCTAAATAAATAGCTGCTTTTAGGAGGTAAATCAATATATTTGATTAGTggctaaggcaacgggctagaaaccgggggactgtgagttctagtcccgccttaggcatgaaagctggctgggtgactttgggccagtcactctgacTCAGACCAACTCacgtcacagggttgttgttgtggggaaaataggaggaagaaggagtattaggtatgttcaccgccttgagttatttataaaaataataaaggcgggatagagaaataaataaataaataaataaatttacttggCATGGCATTCCTTATTCTGTTTCAGGCAAGAaggagtggaaaatggcatttatATCCCAATTGAAATCATAGTTAGGACTCCAGATGGGAAAGTAGTTAAATGTCATAGTTACCAGATGGATGACTATGTCCATGATCTTCCTTCTCCACAGTATAAAAAGGTATGATCCTTTTGCAATTCTGAATGGACTAAGAATTCACTTCCCTCCAGCAGTTCATCATCTAGAACAATGTGCATAATGGCATACTTTAAGTGTAATGGAATCTAAGGAAAAAGTAGTTGGTTTCACGTAAAAGATAAAACAGATTTCAATACTGTTCCAGTTAACTAATGCGTGGACATGTTTGATTTATGACATTCTGTAATTATCAAGGGTATATGTCTAATTTGTTTAATGTATAGCTGGATTAATAAGTTTTATTGCAAGCGATGAAAGCTTTGTGTTTACATGCTCTTCCAAAGTAAAGTTTACTTTGGCACTGTAGCTTAGCTTTTGCTGTCTAGGATTTTTACTCAGAGTAAATTATAAAAGATTACTCTACAGGTTCTCTAGAGCCCccggtctctttctctctctctttctctctttgccaCATAACTATGAAACAGTTTTGCTCCATTCAAATAAGGTGTTTCTGTTTGCATGGTTACACTTGGGGATTACTGCTTGGTACAGTGGTCTGGCCAGACTACGTTCCTTCCTGGAAAGTGGCAAGTACAAATCAGACATACGGAGTCAACATGCACCTTGCATCATGTCAAGCTGATGACTTTGCAATAACTACTTCCCTTTGTTGTACCCGTGGCTGTAAAGAAGGGATTTTCTGAAGGCTTGTACTTTTTACTGATACCCCAAAGAGTTATTTTAAGAACCTTATTTTAAGAATAAGAAGAGTTATTCAAGTCATTTTGATTTGAATCCATTGTAGAGTCATCTTAGTTTGCAACCAGAGTAACTTTCatcttatattcatttttttttgtccagCACATAGATGATAAGTAATTATAAGAAGCTGCTTGTACTGTAAAGGGGGTGGATGTAGAATTGGTTGGGAGGCTGTTTGTCCAAAAGAATGTATGTGTGGAGGGGGAAAATGAAAGGAATGGTTGAGGTGTCTACATTTATGTTATCAAGTAAGTCTGCCCCCGTagttcctttttaatatataactattATTCTTGTCAGTGGGGAATGGAACTTTCCAGGTTCTAATCTGCAGTGCAAAAGATGAAAAACATAGCAACCTTTTATCTTGTGTCCCTTCTctctattcctgttttatttttttacccaGGGGGATGGTGGCAAGGAGGCCATGTCTGAGCATTTCTGGAGATAACCTGCCAATATTTGTATATGTTGAAATGTAAAACACTTGAACTTGTACAACCGGCTATGAGATTTAATAATGTTTGGAATAGTTTTGCTGGCACTTAATTGCAAAGCACAATGTGGTAATTACAGCTGTCGCTTGATGCCAAGACAGTTATGCCCTGATCCTTGCATTTTGACTCTTTGCACATTATACTAGCAGAAACTGTTCTGTTAGCCTGAAACATGCACATGAGTCCATTCCTATTCCTTAGATGTACTTCCCATAGTAATGGACCAACAGAAACATTGCTTCCATGCTGTTATATAACCACAGTTTATCCCTGAAGGAATTACTGTCCATTTCCCTATCATACTGTAAATATATGAAATAGCAACTGTTTATATTACTCAGTGTCAACAAGCATTTCCTTGCCAAGCTGATAGtatgtctgatttttttccaaAGTATATATCTGGATACTGAGTTACATGAGTGATTCTAATCACAGAATGGGTTTTTCCAGTCCCTCCCCACCAAAACCCCACTGCCCTCCTCCAAGATCGGACAAAGCTCAAAGAAAGGCCTAAGATACAGTGCAGAGGTGTCGCCAAATATCAGCATGAAGGCAGCTAATGAATGCCACACCCCAAGCCTTGCCCAAGAGTCCCTTGGCATGGTCCGTGTGGAATCCACCATTGAAGCCTGACTTGCACATGGCCGACTCACCATTTGATGAAAGTGCTGGTCTTATGGGATTGTTGTTGATGGGATGAAATGATCCCCGTCTATGCTACCTTGAGCTTTCAGAGAAAGGTGGGTGTAAGTATAATAAAGATGTGGCTGTCTCATGAGATCtcagtcatttttattttattatttttaaaatatttctttagttGGGGGTTCAGTGAATGCTATGCAATGACACTGCAAGCGCTTTTGTATCTGTGTTGCTCAACCTGCACCATACAAGTCTGTTTTATATTGACTTCTTGACTAAGCCAGTGAACGCAACCAGCTGTCTGTTGCCCACTATCTAGTCTTCAAATGGGGTGTGTTTGAAGCTGCTATATTTCTTCATCCTTTTTCTCCCAGTTATTTGTGTAAGGAACAGAAATCTAATGATGgaacctttccatttttgttcttATAGGTCATCTGCATGGGTGCAAAACAGAATGGATTGCCAATGGATTATCAAAAGAAATTAGACTCTATAGAGACTAACAACTATGCAGGACCTGCGCCAGTGTTTGAGGAGATTGAAGCTGCTCTCAgtgcatcagaaaaacaaaatgttgaaGATCTATTTTAGTGTAACTTGTTTTAATTCTCTTGAGCATCCTAGTGACTATTTCTCTTATATTACAGTAGTCTAGATACATTTTAACATGGTCAAAATGACTGGTGGATGCCGCATACACCATAAGGTGAAAGATGATCCTTGATTATTAATTAATTCATATAAAATCCATTGTTTTCCTTCAGGTTCTTCTGTTTCTGTATTCTGTGCAATAAATTGAGGCTGGGAATAGTTTCTGGATTGTGCTTTAATCTGAATGTTTCTGCGCCAGTTCGATCCAACTACTGAAAAGAGTCTAGAGCTACCTATCTCTTACATATTACAGGTacttcttgcttaacaaccattcactcagcaaccgttcaaagttatgacagtgctgaacaaatggtagttacgactggtcctcaaagttacgactgttgcagtgcccctccacagtcacatgatcaaaattgggggcacttggcagccctctcacatttacaactgcagcGTGCGCTTCAATTCCcctcacccgcctatctcccACCCCTcaatggcaaaggtcagctgtgGGTGGCACGGGTAGGTGGCGGAATAcaggacagccaaaagggcagagatgggggagagaaaggtgggtggggggagttgaagacgAGGCgagcatggcaaggcagaagcgggaggtcctcacctaacaaccgcaACCGGGACTACCAGAATTGCTatcactaagtggcatggtcatgtggtatttcacctaatgaccactttacttagtgacagaaattccggtcccaattaggattgttaagcgaggactagctgtatgttAACTTTGCTTGGATAGAAAGCTATTATCCCAGCCTCCAGTCATCAACCCTTCtcccaacctttttaaaaagctgatttaATCACAACTCACTTTtccgcattaaaaaaaaatacactgctGTTCTGGGAATTGTTTCTGGCCTTGTAAAAATTTATATACTATTTATAAACCCATGAAAATCCCTCTTCTGTCATGTCAAAGATGTGCCTATGATGGCATAGCAATTCTGGGGTTTAGAATTCGGAGAAGGAATTGTAGAAAAACTATTGATTATAGCTGCAGTGCCTAACAAGATGAATCAAAAATGTGTGTCTTTTTATAGATGGACAGTTGCAGGAGGTTCTTGTGCAGTGTGTTATATGGGAGAAAGGTGTCCAACAATGAGGATTTGTCCTGTGTAAAACAAAAAATGCATTAACTAATTCTCACCCCTTCACCTTGACAAGCCTTTCAAActagttttataaaaaaaattaggagGAGGGAGCTGCAAAGAACatcctgtaatggtctgtgggaatgcccttgggaaacaggagggagagccacagtgTGGACAACAGGCCTGTAAAATATGTCTCAACCCACAGAAGGAGAccgggcatgggaagcattttcagaaaggaccctccctagttttccggagaggaaaaggaagggaggggagaaatacttccaACCTTGCCAGACTCTGTTAACGTAACCttccaataaagatagagctagtactcctggtcaTGCTAACAAGTCCTGAAGGGGAGCTACGAATTGTGATCCTACGACCTGAAATTAAGGTTTTAATTTGAGAACGACATATAGGCTACCTGTTTTTAGGCAGCGTTGCTGGTTTTAGGAACAATGGCGCTTATTCCGGTGCAACGCTGTAAAGTTCATAAGGCAGCCCCCAGCCGGGCGCCGAGGACCTGCTCCCGGCTTCCCCCGAGTCCCGCAGAGGGCAGTGCGAGCTGAGCCGGGCCGGTTGGGAGGAGGGCTGTCCTAGCCAGGAGCTCGAGGGCGGGGGTTCCGCGAGAGGAAAGGCAGGGCGTGGAGTTTCCCCTCCAGCGAGGCTGGAGTTCGCGCCGCGCCCGCAGGAAGCCCGATCCGCCTCCgctactttttctttctctagtcCTGTCTATCCAGCTGCAGGTACGACTGAAG includes:
- the GGCT gene encoding gamma-glutamylcyclotransferase isoform X1, whose amino-acid sequence is MEAFNNCPGLGGDLKMQNCRSEHYLYFAYGSNLLQERIMLRNPSVVFLTLAQLLDYKLAFGSHQGKPSPQWNGGTATIAYSPGEEVWGIIWKMNTSDLYSLDRQEGVENGIYIPIEIIVRTPDGKVVKCHSYQMDDYVHDLPSPQYKKVICMGAKQNGLPMDYQKKLDSIETNNYAGPAPVFEEIEAALSASEKQNVEDLF
- the GGCT gene encoding gamma-glutamylcyclotransferase isoform X2, which encodes MEAFNNCPGLGGDLKMQNCRSEHYLYFAYGSNLLQERIMLRNPSVVFLTLAQLLDYKLAFGSHQGKPSPQWNGGTATIAYSPGEEVWGIIWKMNTSDLYSLDRQEGVENGIYIPIEIIVRTPDGKVVKCHSYQMDDYVHDLPSPQYKKGDGGKEAMSEHFWR